The Sesamum indicum cultivar Zhongzhi No. 13 linkage group LG2, S_indicum_v1.0, whole genome shotgun sequence genome contains a region encoding:
- the LOC105178969 gene encoding uncharacterized protein LOC105178969 has translation MAVSQIHFRSISLPSRLHPINSTGFEAELQKLKSCVSRAVPVTSEGIRSGLLGLAELYNSVQELTQSPATQQSLVLQHQQDGKSVEVALDGSVELLDSCSTIRELVQMMRENVQALQSAFRRKGLDSSIQNDINSYLCFRKKMNKCIAKNLKKLKNLEIKNGSNHSLDADQSFIWALREVTGLNAAVLKSVLMFLSWPTAKNGGWNLVSRLMLNKSMASVKEHSIVTEVGCVDLALNSNNSKVVDVQMVQRSLQNLDACVEGIEVGLERLFRQLLQSRVTLLNILTDH, from the coding sequence ATGGCAGTTTCACAAATCCACTTCAGGTCCATTAGCTTGCCTTCAAGGCTACACCCCATTAACTCCACAGGATTTGAAGCTGAGCTACAAAAGCTAAAATCTTGTGTTTCGAGAGCTGTTCCAGTTACCTCGGAGGGCATTCGATCTGGTCTCTTGGGGCTGGCAGAACTGTACAATTCTGTTCAGGAACTCACACAATCTCCAGCCACTCAGCAATCACTTGTTCTTCAACATCAACAAGATGGAAAATCAGTTGAAGTTGCACTCGACGGATCCGTCGAGCTGCTAGATTCTTGCAGCACCATCAGGGAACTGGTTCAGATGATGAGGGAAAACGTTCAAGCCCTTCAATCAGCGTTTCGCCGGAAGGGCCTGGATTCCAGCATCCAGAACGACATAAACTCATACTTGTGCTTCAGGAAGAAGATGAACAAGTGTATAGCCAAGAATCTGAAGAAACTCAAGAACTTGGAAATCAAGAATGGATCAAATCATTCACTCGATGCAGATCAAAGCTTCATCTGGGCGTTGAGGGAAGTGACTGGGCTCAATGCTGCTGTTCTCAAGAGTGTCTTGATGTTCTTGTCTTGGCCAACCGCCAAGAATGGTGGCTGGAATCTTGTCTCCAGGCTGATGCTCAACAAATCCATGGCATCTGTCAAGGAACATAGTATTGTTACTGAGGTGGGATGTGTAGATTTAGCACTAAACAGTAATAATTCCAAGGTTGTTGATGTGCAAATGGTGCAAAGAAGCCTGCAAAATCTTGATGCTTGTGTAGAGGGGATTGAGGTAGGGTTAGAAAGATTGTTTAGGCAATTGCTTCAAAGTAGAGTCACACTTCTTAACATTCTTACTGATCATTGA